The stretch of DNA AGGGTGGGCGGCGCTGTGTACTGATTGGTATGCAGTGCCGCCCACCCGTTTTTGTGTGGTCGGCCGTATTCGCTGTAGTGATTTGTATCAGGGAGAGGAGGGCTTTGCGACTCTATTATCGGTAATATTCTGCTATTTTCAGTTCGTTATTCGGCATTATTGATATTCCTGTTTCCTGATCCTATCGTTATCTCGTTTTCCCGGCGATGGGTTTGCGGCTGCTTTTGTTATGCACATTTCGGTTTTTGCGGTGGATAGCGGCTTGTTCGTCCACATTGCATCCACAACACGCCGGGACCCTGATCATTCGACCACAGTGCCCGTTTCGGCTTGAAAATCCTTGGTTCCAGACCGCATACTGGAAGAACCGCGGGGTTCGTCGATGGCCATTTCAGCGCTGGGGCTCAATCGCGAATGTATGTGAATCTCATGGGTCATCTGGCGGGCTCCGCAGTCCACAATCAAGCAGACGTTTTTCAAAGGAGCAGAGTCGATGGCACAGCAAGGTACGGTGACGATTTCAGGATTTATGGGTGCGAACCCTCAAAGTTTCGGTAAGGAGGGAGGGCCGGCCGCCGCGTCGTTCAGAATCGGCTGTACGACACGATATTTCAATCCTGCGGTCAATGAATGGCGGGACAGACCTACGACATGGATCAGCGTCAAGGTGTTCCGCCAGCTGGCAGAGAATGTGCTTTCCAGTCTCAAGAAAGGTGATCCGGTCATCGCCACAGGCAATTTGGCGACCGAGGAATGGACCCGAGACGGCACGAAACATAGCAGGATGGTGATGGAAGCGACCAGCGTAGGCCATGACCTCAGTTTTGGCATCTCCGTTTTCCAACGCGTCAAACCGGGAGCAAAAGAGCGGGGCAATGGGCATGACCCGTTCAATGCGGAGCAGGAACGAGCTGAGGGTGCGGCGGCTGAAGGTGGCGAATTGCAGGCCCAAGTGTCCGCAGGAGACCAGAATCGTGCTTCTGGTGAGGATGAGAACACGCAAACAGTCAGTGGGCCGGCGGCCAATCATGCTCAGCACGATGGTCAGTCCTCAGACGATGAAACCGAGGACGAATCGTGGGATGCCAGTGAGGTGTTCGAAGGGCACGAGACCGCCGACCGGTTGGTGGCGTCGGTGGGATAAAACCCGAGGCCGAATGCAGAAGTGGCCGAAACGTCGTCAATACGTTCCGGCCACTGGCTTTTAGTCGATCCGTCCGTTCAATCGCTACATACGTAATCTTCTTGCGCTGATCCGTCCAAAGTGATCGAACGAAGGTTTCCTACCAGATGGATACTCGCTGTTCGGGTGCTAGCCACAACTTGTTTTCGGGTTTGACTTCGAAGGCCTGATAGTAGAGGTCGACGTTGCGCACGATGCCGTTGGTGCGGAATTCTGCGGGGGAGTGAGGGTCGATCTGCAGATACTGCTCGGTCAGCTCCTCGCGTTGCGCAGTGCGCCAGATCGAGGCATAGCTTAGGAAGAAACGCTGCAGGCCGGTGTATCCGTCGATTTCCGGAGCACTTGCCAGCGACGCGGCTACTGCCTGCGGCGAACCGTCGACCGAACGCCCGGCGGCCTTGTCCAACGCGAAGGCATAGGCCTTGAGACTGATGTTGACACCGCTCAGGTCCCCGATGTTCTCGCCGATGGTCAACGCGCCGTTGACATGTGGGGCTTGGCTCAAGTCATCCCCATACTTCTCCTCAAGCTGGGAGGGGATGAACCCGTTGTATTGGTCGATCAGCGCGGTGGTGAGTTTCTGGAAGTTCGCCTTGTCTTCCGCGCTCCACCAGTCGTTGAGCTTGCCGTCGCCGTCGTACTGGCTGCCCTGGTCGTCGAATCCGTGCCCGATCTCGTGGCCGATGACCGCGCCGATGCCTCCGTAGTTTGCGGCGTCGTCGGCATCCGGGTTGAAGAACGGCGGTTGCAGGATGGCTGCCGGGAAGACGATGACATTCATGGACGGCTCGTAGTAGGCGTTGACCGTCTGCGGGTTCATCAGCCATTCGCCGCGGTCCACGACCTGACCGATCTTGGAGAACTGGAAGCCTGTTTCATAGGCGACCGCCGCGTTGAGATCCTCCATCAGGCTCATTTCGGGTTTGATGTCAAGGGCGGTGTAGTCGCGCCAATGGTTGGTGTATCCGATCATCGGGGTGAACTTCGAAAGCTTTTCAAGGGCCTTGGTCTTGGTTGCCTCGCCAAGCCAGTTGCTTGTAGAAATGGAGACGCGATAGCCTTCGATGATGTTGGAGACCAGTTGTTCCATTCGTGTTTTCGAACTTTCGGGGAAGTGGAGGCGGACGTATTCGCGTCCGACCTCCTCTCCGCAGATGCCGTTGACCAGAGAAACGCCGCGCTTCCAACGGTCACGCTGCTGCTTGGCTCCTGAAAGCACACGGCCGTAGAAATCGAACTGGGTCTTGTCGAAGTCGCTGCTCAGTGTGCTGGCGGAGCCGCTGACCATCGTCACACGTGCCCAAAGCTTCAGGTCCTCGAGTTCGCTGCCGTCCCAGAACTTGTCGAGGCCGGAAAGGAAGCTCGGCTCATGCACGATGGTGCGTCTGAACGCGGCTTTGAGGTCCAGCGGCTGTGCCTTCGAGGCTGGCAACGCATTGTAGGCTGCCTGCCAGGCTTCAAGCCACGAAGCGATGTCGAAGTGGGAGAGCGTCGAGTTGAGGTCTGCAAAATCGGTGGGATTATAGGTCTTCTGGGAGTCCCTGGTCGCTACATTGTCCCAATGGTTCGAGGCGATTCGAGTTTCGATCTCAAGGAAGTGTTTGGCGTCGGCTTCGCACTTTGCACTGTCGCCGTAATCGGCGAGCATCAGCAGCTTGGTGACCATGTGTATGTACTGTTCACGAATCGGTGCGTAGTGGTCTTCACGATAGTAGGCTTCGTCGGGCAGCCCGATACCACCCTGCTCGATGTGCAGGATGTTGTGTTCGGGGTCGCCGGGGTCGCCGTAGACGCCGCAATCGAAGAGGTCAGGGCCTCCGAGCGTGCTTAGTGTTCCCAAGACCTTGGTGAGTTCAGCCTTGTCGGCAGCGTTGTCGATACGGTTGAGCGCGTCTTTGATGGGGCTGATGCCGGCGGCTTCGATGGCATCGGTGTTGAGGAAGGCGCGGTAGAGGCTTTGGGACTTGTGCGCCGGGCAGTTCTCGTCTTCGAGGATGTCGCGAATCTGGCTTTCGGAATCTTCGGCGAGCTTGTCGAAAGCGCCGTAACGCGAACGGTCGTCAGGTAGCTCATAGGTGTCGATCCACGGGCCGTTGACGAAACGGAACAGGTCGTCGCCCGGGTTGATGGTGCTGGAGAATGAGGTCGTATCAAGGCCTGAAATCAAAGGTGTAGACATGGCTCTACTGTATCGGCGTTCGCTGACAAGAAGTTGTGCGTAATAAAGGGGAAAACGGGTGTAATCAGGCTGGTTTAATCCGGACTTGGGGTTATCTTAAGAAGGTTAAATTCAATTATGAAGGAATAGCTTCCGGCTTTATTCTGTTGAATGGTTGAGCGGTCGAAGTGAACGCCGTTATACGTTTTGATGGCGACGGAAACCATGGAAGGGGAATCCACATGTCAGACGACAATACGAATGATAATGGTTCGAATGTGAATGACAGCAACGACAACAATCAGGAGAATCCCAACGGCCAGCCGAAAGGCCAGCCAGAATATGGGGCTTATGCTTCTGGCGCCAATGCCATGAGCGGTAACCAGAACCAGTACGACAGCGCCGAGCAGTCTTCGCGCAATACTGGAAATACCGGGCAAGGCTCTCAGCACTACGGCCAGTATGCCGGGAATCAAGGTGGTGCTCCACAAGGAGGCCCCAACGCCAACCCGTACGTGTATAACGGCCAGGGCGGGAATCCGAATCAGCCTCCGTACAACGGCTATGGTCCCAACGGCTATGGCCCGTATGCCGCAGATCCCAACCAATACAATCGGCAATACCAAAACGGCAATCCTTACGTCAATGGCAATCCCTACACAAACCCCTATGCCAATCAGAACGGTCAAGGCCAATACGGACCGAACGGTCAGCAGCCCAACAATGGCGGGCCAACGGCAGGTGGCAACCGTTTCAATGCTCACTCGGCTCAACCCGGCAGCAACGAATGGTGGCGTCTGAACCCCTTCAAGCTCGCCGAGAATTGGCTGCCGAACCAAGCGAAGAGGACCATCCGCATCGTCTACGGCGTCGTCGGTGTCGTCGCCCTTTTGCTTGGCTTGGCGTTGTTGATCTGGCCTGGCAAAACGTTGGTGGCGGTGGCCATTGCGTTGGGCGTCTATTTCGTCGTTTCCGGTGTCATCCGTGTCATCGGTGCGATTGTCGAGAACGGGCTGCCGGGCGGCTGGCGTGTGCTTGATATCATCGTCGGCATCATCCTGGTGATCGGCGGCGTGGTCATGCTCAAAAACACTGTTCTTTCGACGGCCATGCTGACGATTCTGGTCACCCTTACCGTCGGCATCGGCTGGATCATGGAAGGCGTTATGGCACTTGTCGAAACGTGGCGCCTGCCCAAGTCGGGCTGGGCCATCTTCTACGCCATCATCTCCATCCTTGCCGGCATCGTCGTGCTCTTCTCGCCGTTCGCGTCGGTGATCATACTGGTCATTTTCGCAGGCGTGGCCATGGTCGTCATGGGCATTCTGGCCATCATCCGCGCCTTCCGTTTCGGCAAGAACTGATACCGGCATCGGCAGATAATCGTGTCACGAAACCTTCGTGACACTTATTGGTGGCAAGGTTTTTGCTTCGATTACGTCCCGATAGTGCGAGCAAATGCTCGGTCGTCGGGACGTTTTCATATGTGGCATTCAACGATATTGCCGGCTGAGGGAAAATCCAAGCTGCGAATCGAAAGAAAGCCCCAATATTGTTGGCCTGACGAAGTAGGGTGAAGGCATGATCGAATTGAAAACGCCAAAGGAAATCGCTTCGATGAAGGTGGCCGGCCGTTTCGTCGGCAGCATCTTGAAGGAGCTGCAGGAAACCACCAAGGTCGGCACCAACCTCCTGGAGATCGACGACCTTGTGCGCCGTCGCATCGAAAGCCGCAAGGGCGCCGAATCCTGCTACGTGGATTACGCCCCTGATTTTGGCACAGGGCCCTTCAAACATTACATCTGTGTCTCTGTCAATGATGCCGTGCTGCATGGCGTGCCTTATGACTACAACCTCAAGGACGGCGACTTGGTGAGCCTTGACCTGGCCATCAGCGTCGACGGATGGTGCGGCGACTCCGCGGTCAGCTTCGTGGTCGGCAAGGACCCGGATCCGGAGGATATCGCGCTGATCAAGTGCACGGAAGAGGCGCTCGCGGCCGGTATCGCCGCGGCGCAGCCCGGCAATCGTCTGGGCGATGTTTCCGCAGCAGTCGGCGACGTGGCGCACGAGCACGGCTATACCGTCAACATGGAATTCGGCGGTCACGGCATCGGCCACGTGATGCATGGCGACCCGTTCGTCCCGAACGACGGCAAGGCCGGCCACGGCTACAAGCTTCGCCCGGGCCTGACGATCGCCATCGAGCCGTGGTTCATGAAGACCACCGACGAGATCTATCAGGACGCCAAGGACGGATGGACCCTGCGCAGTTCCGACGGTTCCAACGGGGCACACAGCGAGCACACCATCGCCATCACCGACAACGGTCCGGAGATCCTGACCGTCCGCGAGTAATCGCTCGTAGGACTCAGGTGTCATCGACCTGATTCGATACCACCGTTGAGGCGGCATCCGCAATTCGAATGCGGGTGCCGCTTTTTGTCGTTACGCTGGACCGGATTCATAGCCGCGAATCGTCGGAAATGTACGGAACGTGGACATCGGCCGCTGCAGTTTACATTCATGAAATAAGGTGTGTTCAATCCCTGATGGGTTGCGGTGGTGCTTTCGGATTTGTCTGATTCATGCCTCAGTGCCGCTGACAACCTCAACCGGGCCGCAGAGGAAGGTGGAAGCCATGGTAGAGGCAAAACTCAATGTCGATGCGAGCAAGTTCGATTTGCCCGTGGTCAAAGCCACGGAAGGGGCGGACGGCATCGTGGTCTCCAGCCTTAAGAACGACGGGTTCGTCACTCTCGACCCCGGCTTTCTGACAACAGCCCAATGCGAGTCGAAAATCACCTTTATCGATGGGCAGAAGTCCATTTTGCGTTATCGCGGCTACCCGATCGAGCAGCTGTGCGAACAGTCCGATTTCCTTGAAGTGGCCTGGCTTCTGCAACATGGCGAGTTGCCGACAAAAGTGCAATACGATCAATTCTGCCTGGACCTGAACCACCGCACGATGGTGGGCGAGGATTTCCGTAGTTTCATGGCCTCGTTCCCGCGCTCGGCCCAGCCGATGAGCGTGCTTGCCTCGGCCATCAACGCGCTCGCGGCCTTCTATCCCGATACCACCGATATCAGCGACCCCGAGCAGCTGGACGAATCGGCGCGCATCATCATGGCCAAGGCCCGCACCATCGTCAGCTATATCTACCGCCGCCGTCGCGACGAGCCGATGCTCTACCCGGACGTGGCGCGCGGCTATGTCGACGATTTCCTGCGCATGTGTTTCGCCGTGCCCTACGAACCTTATGAATCGGACGATCTGTCCATCCACGCGCTGGGCCGTCTGCTCATCATCCACGCCGACCACGAGCAGAACTGCTCGACCTCGGTGGTGCGTATCGCGGGCAGCGCCCATGCCAATCTCTACTCGGCGGTGGCGGCTGGAGTCAATGCGCTTTCAGGTCCGCTGCACGGCGGCGCCAACGAGGCGGTCTTGAAACAGCTTGAGGTGATCCGTGACTCCGGCGAGTCCGTCGGCCAATTCGTCGAACATGCGAAAGACAACGGCGCCCGCATTTCAGGCTTCGGCCATCGCGTCTACAAATGCCATGATCCGCGTGCCGTGGTCGCCAAACACTATTTGGAGCAGCTGATGGCGCGAGGCGACGTCGACAGGCGTCTTCCAGCAGACGAGCGCGCGCTGTTCGATATCGCCACAGAACTTGAGGACATCGCCACACACGACGATTATTTCGTCTCTCGCCACCTCTATCCGAACGTCGATTTCTACACCGGCCTGCTCTATCGTGTCATCGGCTTCGATGCTCCGATGTTCACCCCGCTTTTCGCGCTTGGACGCATTCCCGGCTGGATCGCGCAATACCGCGAGATGCTGGCCGATCCGCAGACCAAGATCGGTCGGCCGCGTCAGGTCTATACCGGGCAGGTCGAACGGGACTATGTGCCGATGGACCAGCGCTAGGTAGCACAAAGGTCGGCCGGTAGACGCTGGACAGTGTTGATATTCCGCCACTGTCACAATGCTACCGGTCGACCTTTGTGTTGGGGATTCAGTTCTTGTGCAGCTTCTCGTTCAGCGCGATGCCGACCTTGCGGTAGCGGGCCTCAATGGCTCCACTCACCGAATTGCGAATGAAGAGGATGTTGTCTTTGCCGGAAAGATCCGAGCCTTTGACGACCTCGAGCGGTTGCCCCGCGGCGATCTTCGCCTTGTCGTGGATGGTGATTTTCGTGCCGGCGGTGACGTAGAGGCCCGCCTCCACCACGCAGTTGTCGCCGAGCGAAATGCCGATGCCGGCGTTCGCTCCCAAGAGGCTGTGCTCGCCGATGGAGTTGCGGAGCTTGCCGCCGCCGGAAAGCGTGCCCATGATCGACGAGCCGCCGCCGACGTCCGAACCGTTGCCGACCACGACGCCCTGCGAGACCCTTCCCTCGATCATGCAGGTGCCGAGCGTGCCGGCGTTGAAGTTGACGAAGCCGGCGTGCATCACGGTGGTGCCGGCGGCCAGATGTGCGCCGAGACGTACGCGGTCCGCGTCGCCGATGCGCACGCCGGAGGGGACCACGTAGTCGACCATGCGCGGGAACTTGTCGACGCCGAGCACGTTGACATCGACGTGGGGAGCAGGCGTGCCGCCTGCCACGCTGCCGGACTTTGCGATCGTGTTCATCACATCCAACTTGCGCAGCGCGAAGTTTTCGGCGGAGAACGGCCCGTAGTTGGTCCACACGACGTTGGCGAGTACCGCGAAGATGCCGTCGAGGTTGATGGTGTTCGGCTCGGCCATGCACATGCTCAGCAGGTGCAGACGCAGATAGGCGTCGGCGGCGTCGACGATGGGGGAGTCGAGCGATGAGACGGTGAACACCGGTTCACGGCGTACCCCGCGTGCGTCGGCGGTGGTACTTACAAGCGCGCCGAAACCGTGGCGGGGGCGATCGGCCTCGCTCGGCGCCGTGCCCATTTCCAGTTTCGGATACCACACATCCAGTGTGTTGCCCGCCTCGTCGATCGAAGCCAGCCCCCAGCCCCAAGCCGTCCGTTCGTCGCTCATACTTGCTCCTTTTCGTCGCATCGTCGTAAATAAATATGTCTCTAATCTAGCGCACGCTGTCTTGTTTGTCTTTTTGTGGTTCAGAAGTCAAGGTTTCAAGACACTAAATCCCGCAGGACCGATACAATGAAGGATTGTGAGTGATTACAGGAAAGAACGCGAACGCCGCGAGAGCCGTCGCCGCAACATCGTGCGGGCGATCTGCATCGTGGTGGCTGCGGCCATGCTGCTCGCGCTGGTGATTCCTGCGATCTATGCGGGTCTTTGACGGCCTTATCTATGTGGTAACGGCAAGGTCGCGTCGGTCAAGGTGATTGGTTTTTCGTCTGGCAATGTGTCGAAGGCAATGACAGGCATCCCGACAATCAGGCAGGTCGAAACAACCGCGGGAATCGGTATCGGGTTTCCGGCGACGACCTTGCGGTGAGAACGACGGTCAGAAAATTTTCAGTGAGTGAAGTTAAGGTGGAGTGCAATGGCAGAATTTGATTTTTCCCAGTCGTTGGGCGAGGCGCGTAGCAAATACGAGACGATTGAAAAGGCGCTGGACGTCGAGCGTCTGAAGTCCGAGATCGCCGAACTCGAGAAAGAGGCATCGGCGCCGAATCTTTGGGACGACGTGGAGAACGCGCAGAAGGTCACCAGTCGGCTTTCCAACAAGCAGGGGCTGATCAAGAAGCTCGATTCGCTTTCGAGCAGGCTTGACGACATCGAGACGTTGTACGAATTGGGGCAGGAGGAAGACGATCCCGATTCGATGAAGGAGGCGCAGAAAGGCGTCGACGAGCTGCAGAAGGACCTCGACGAGATGGAGATCCAGACCCTGCTCGACGGCGAATACGACGAGCGCAGCGCCGTGGTGACCATCCGAAGCGGAGCCGGCGGCGTGGACGCGGCCGATTTCGCGCAGATGCTGTTGCGTATGTACCTGCGTTGGGCCGAGCGCAACGGCTACAAGGCCAAGGTCATGGACACCTCCTACGCCGAGGAGGCCGGCATCAAATCGGCCACGTTCGAGGTAGACGCGCCTTACGCCTACGGCAGGCTTTCGGTCGAGGGCGGCACCCATCGTCTGGTCCGCATTTCCCCGTTCGACAACCAGGGCCGCCGCCAGACCAGCTTTGCCGCCGTTGAGGTGGTGCCGCTGGTTGAGGAAACCGATCATATCGACATCCCCGATTCCGACATCCGCGTGGACACCTACTGCTCTTCGGGCCCCGGCGGCCAGGGCGTCAACACCACCTATTCCGCGGTGCGCATCACCCATTTGCCCACCGGTATCGTCGTGACGATGCAGGACGAGCGCAGCCAGATCCAGAACCGCGCCGCCGCCATGGCCGTGCTGCAGTCCCGACTGCTGGTACTTCGCCATGAGGCTGAAGCCAAGAAGAAGAAGGAACTGGCTGGCGACATCAAGGCCAGCTGGGGCGACCAGATGCGCTCGTATGTATTGCATCCTTATCAGATGGTCAAGGATTTGCGCACCGGCTATGAGACCAGCCAGACGCAGGCCGTCTTCGACGGTGACATCAACGGGTTCATCGACGCCGGCATCCGTTGGCGCCATGAGCAGCGCCGTCAGGCCGCGCTTGAGGCGGAGCAGAGCGAGGCCGACAGCAAAGAGCACGATAAAAAGTAAAGACTTTCAACCATTTCGGCGCAATCGGGACAATCTGCGATACTGATGTTCCTAGACTTATAACTTGAGCGGCAAACAGTAAGGAAACGGCATCATGGCGTTGATCACATTGGACAAGGTCTCCAAGATCTATCCCAAGGGCACCAGGCCCGCACTCGACCATATCAACCTCGACATCGAACGTGGAGATTTCGTCTTTTTGGTGGGCGCTTCCGGTTCCGGCAAAACGACGTTGTTGAGCCTGCTGCTGCGCGAGGAAGAGGCCACGGACGGCGAAATCCGCGTGGCCGGTAACGACCTGCGCCGATTGACCGCCCGTCAGATTCCTCAATATCGTCGTTCGATCGGATTCATTTTTCAGGATTACAAGCTGCTGAACAACAAAACGGTCTGGCAGAACGTCGCCTTTGCGCTCGAAGTGATCGGCACCCGCCGTTCGACCATCAAGTCCCTGGTGCCCAAAGTCCTTGAGACCGTAGGACTCACCGGCAAGGAGAAGAACTACCCCCACGAGCTCTCCGGCGGCGAGGCCCAGCGCGTGGCCATCGCCCGGGCCTACGTCAACCATCCGCAGATCCTTCTGGCCGACGAGCCGACCGGCAACCTCGACCCGACCACCTCGCTGGGCATCATGGAGGTGCTCGATGCCATCAACCGCACCGGCACCACCATCGTGATGGCCACCCACAACGAGGAGATCGTCAATTCCATGCGTAAGCGCGTCGTGGAGCTGCACGCCGGAATAATCGTGCGTGACGAAGCCAAGGGTAGCTATGATTCGGCCCGATACTTCCCGGATGCCGAGGTCGAGTCGAAGGCGAAACAGGTCATCGATCCCGCCGCCAGCAAATTCAAGCGCCCGCAGACCGTCAAGGCGATTGGCAGCGTCTCTGCGTCGGGCAAGTCCACCGATGCGCCAGTCAGCGACCGGTCCATCGTCGCTACCCAGGCCATGGACGCCGTCGCCGACGCCGTAGCGAACGGCACCGGCGAGAACGAAGGCATCGCCCGCCTTGCCAATGCCATGCATTCCGGCAGAACGGGACGGTACGGCGAGGCATTCCAGTCGGCCGAAACCACGATGACATGGGGCAAAGGACTCACGCCCGAGGAAATGACCAACGCACGCAAGCCGGTATCGGATTCCGGACAAACCCGGCAGGCCGGAAACACGGAGAAGACTGCAAAATCCGCCAAGACGAAGGCCAAGGCGCCGTCTCTGCCGGCACCCCCGGTTCCGCCGTCACAAGCCAATTCGAAACGCGAGCCGATGGCCAAAGGCAGCGGGCAAACCAAACAGGTTCAGGACGCACAAGACCGTAACAATGCAAAGAACGCGGGGGAGCGGAAATGAGAGCACGGTTTATCCTTTCTGAAACATGGACGAGTCTGCGGCAGAACGTCTCGATGATTCTTTCCGTGCTTCTGGTCACGTTCATTTCCTTCCTCTTCATCGGTGCCTCCGGCCTGATGCAGGCGCAGATCACCCGCGCCAAAGGGGACTGGTACAAAGAGGTGGAGGTCGTGGTCTGGCTCTGCCCCGACGGCACCAGCCAGGCAGCCAATTGCTCGGCGGGCAAAGCCCCGACCCAGAAGGAAATCATCGCGCTGCAGAACAAGATCCATAGCGAACTCGGCAATGTGGTCTCGAAGATTTCATATGAAAGTCGCGAGGATTTTTACAAGAACACCTTCCTCAAGCAGTATCCCAACGGCATCTATCAGGGCCGTACCCTGACGGCTGCGGATATGCAGGATTCATTGAGGCTTAAGCTCAAAGACCCCACCAAATACCAGGAGGTCTCGGAGACGCTTTCGGGCAGCCAAGGCGTTGAGGAGGTGCTCGACCAACGCCAGATCTTCGATCCGGTTTTCGCTGTGCTCAACAAAGGCACGGTGGTCACCTTGGTTCTGGCGGCGGTGATGGTCGTCGTGGCCGTTTTGCTTACGGCAATCACCATACGTATGAGTGCGGCCAGCAGAAAAAACGAAACCGAGATCATGCGTCTGGTCGGAGCCTCGAATTGGACGATTCGATTGCCGTTCGTGCTCGAGGGGGTTTTGGCCTCGCTTCTGGGTTCGTTGCTCTCGTGTGCGGCGTTGAGCGCCATCGTCAAATTGTTCATCACCGATTGGCTCGCGAAGACGGTGCAGTGGATGCCGTTCGTCAACCAGACCACGGTGTGGCTGATGGCCCCGGCGCTGGTTGTCGGCGCGATGCTGCTTTCCGCGATCGTCTCGACGGTATCCCTACGGCGATATCTCCAGGTCTAGAATTCAGAACCTATTATCATGCTGTAGCAGGCTTGCTTCTTGTTTTGATGGCAGGTGTTTGTTACAATGCTAATATTGCATTACTTAAGGAAGGTGTTGTCGTGCTGAAAGTCACTCGACG from Bifidobacterium sp. ESL0800 encodes:
- the ftsX gene encoding permease-like cell division protein FtsX, with protein sequence MRARFILSETWTSLRQNVSMILSVLLVTFISFLFIGASGLMQAQITRAKGDWYKEVEVVVWLCPDGTSQAANCSAGKAPTQKEIIALQNKIHSELGNVVSKISYESREDFYKNTFLKQYPNGIYQGRTLTAADMQDSLRLKLKDPTKYQEVSETLSGSQGVEEVLDQRQIFDPVFAVLNKGTVVTLVLAAVMVVVAVLLTAITIRMSAASRKNETEIMRLVGASNWTIRLPFVLEGVLASLLGSLLSCAALSAIVKLFITDWLAKTVQWMPFVNQTTVWLMAPALVVGAMLLSAIVSTVSLRRYLQV